The Miscanthus floridulus cultivar M001 chromosome 17, ASM1932011v1, whole genome shotgun sequence genome has a window encoding:
- the LOC136518092 gene encoding MICOS complex subunit MIC10-like, with product MAEAPETAAPTPPPPAPAPAPATSSPPPKSGIPPRYDLDAKWDACLDLSIRRVAYSSLAGAFAGLLLFRSPTTRWASVAHGAGVGIGAAYTECSYLFNGAPPKWSPKVSTILSAHSEGEDK from the exons ATGGCGGAGGCGCCCGAGACCGCCGCCCccaccccgccgccgccagcgccagcTCCGGCGCCGGCGACTTCGTCCCCGCCTCCCAAGTCGGGGATCCCGCCGCGGTACGACCTGGACGCCAAGTGGGACGCGTGCCTCGACCTCTCCATCCGCCGCGTCGCCTACTCCTCCCTCGCCGGCGCCTTCGCGGGCCTCCTCCTCTTCC GTAGCCCTACTACTCGCTGGGCATCAGTTGCCCATGGAGCTGGTGTGGGGATAGGGGCTGCATACACTGAATGCTCATACTTATTCAATGGTGCTCCTCCAAAGTGGTCACCCAAAGTCTCAACTATTCTTTCTGCTCACTCTGAA GGAGAAGACAAGTAA